A single window of Colletotrichum higginsianum IMI 349063 chromosome 8, whole genome shotgun sequence DNA harbors:
- a CDS encoding Stress-induced bacterial acidophilic repeat domain-containing protein has translation MTDNTNPGNFANRPTEEVREIAAKGGHASHGGGIEAENQSFGTQSSGTENTNPGNFANRPTEEVREIAAKGGHASHGGGIEAENPSSGTRSSGTENTNPGNFANRPKEEVQEIAAKGGHASHSGGFASMDADKQREIASEGGKASSGSFEAGSEKAREAGRKGGLAGSN, from the exons ATGACTGACAACACGAACCCCGGAAACTTTGCCAACCG TCCCACTGAGGAAGTACGTGAGATTGCGGCCAAAGGAGGCCACGCTAGCCACGGCGGCGGtatcgaggccgagaaccaGTCGTTCGGCACACAGTCTTCAGGCACTGAGAACACCAACCCGGGCAACTTTGCTAATCG CCCTACCGAAGAAGTCCGTGAGATCGCGGCCAAGGGTGGTCATGCcagccacggcggcggcatcgaggccgagaacccGTCGTCCGGTACGCGATCTTCGGGCACCGAGAACACTAACCCGGGCAACTTTGCCAACCG CCCTAAGGAAGAGGTTCAGGAGATCGCGGCCAAGGGCGGCCACGCGAGCCACAGCGGCGGCTTCGCCAGCATGGATGCTGACAAGCAGCGCGAGATCGCGTCCGAGGGAGGCAAGGCGTCGTCCGGCTCATTCGAGGCCGGATCCGAGAAGGCGCGGGAGGCTGGCCgcaagggcggccttgcTGGATCCAACTAA
- a CDS encoding Adenylyltransferase and sulfurtransferase uba4 translates to MDKVKLLRRKVAEAALELENLKQELQQAEEEAQEAQDAPAQHPWKWPLQPEDYERYGRQLIIPNVGVLGQLRLKESRILIIGAGGLGCPAAAYIAGAGAGTVGLVDGDVVEVSNLHRQVAHSTDRVGMPKVESAIAYLKGLNPLVTYRAHKEHLSPLNAEDIVSQYDIVLDCTDHPTSRYLISDICILLQKPLVSASAFRTDGQLIILNSPAAPQGSLEGGPCYRCVFPKPPPPDSVVSCGEGGILGPVVGVMGVLQALEAIKLVAAGAVDPKVEKKEAAAPTLLIFSGAAPSGPFRSVRMRGRRKDCFACSASSTLSLETLRSGSLDYISFCGVSAPVSILGPDERISAAQYERMAKANNGRHLLVDVRERENFDICNIDGAVNIPIARFMKETQPPKDGIRPRPEWLPADLPEDAPIYLVCRVGNDSQLATKRLKDLALDNNGKRFIGDIEGGMRAWKHEVDPTLPFT, encoded by the exons ATGGACAAAGTCAAGCTTCTTCGTCGAAaagtcgccgaggccgccctcgaacTCGAGAACCTCAAGCAAGAGCTTCAacaggccgaggaagaggcgcAAGAAGCACAAGATGCGCCAGCGCAGCACCCTTGGAAGTGGCCCCTGCAGCCCGAGGACTATGAAAGATACGGGCGCCAGTTGATCATCCCCAATGTCGGGGTTCTAG GCCAGCTGAGGTTGAAGGAGTCCAGGATTCTCATCATCGGGGCCGGGGGTCTTGGGTGCCCTGCGGCTGCCTACATCGCCGGAGCGGGCGCCGGCActgtcggcctcgtcgacggtgacgTTGTCGAGGTCTCCAATCTCCATCGCCAGGTCGCGCACTCGACCGACAGAGTGGGCATGCCCAAGGTTGAGAGCGCCATCGCATATCTGAAGGG CCTCAACCCGCTCGTGACGTATCGCGCGCACAAAGAACACCTGTCGCCTCTGAACGCTGAGGACATCGTCTCGCAATacgacatcgtcctcgactGCACAGACCACCCGACGTCCCGCTACCTCATCTCGGATATCTGCATCCTCTTGCAGAAGCCCCTCGTCTCCGCGTCGGCCTTCCGGACGGACGGTCAGCTCATCATCCTGAactcgcccgccgcgccgcagGGAAGCTTGGAGGGCGGGCCGTGCTACCGCTGCGTCTTCCCCAAGCCGCCCCCGCCGGACAGCGTAGTCAGCTGTGGCGAAGGAGGGATCCTCGGCCCCGTTGTCGGCGTCATGGGCGTGCTGCAAGCTCTCGAGGCTATCAAGCTCGTCGCTGCAGGCGCTGTGGACCCCAaagtcgagaagaaggaagcaGCAGCTCCGACTCTGCTCATCTTCTCGGGGGCCGCACCGTCAGGGCCATTCAGGTCCGTCCGGATGCGCGGCCGGAGGAAGGACTGTTTCGCGTGCTCtgcgtcgtcgacgctgTCTCTCGAGACGCTGCGGTCAGGTTCGCTCGATTACATCTCCTTCTGCGGAGTCAGTGCTCCGGTCAGTATCCTGGGGCCCGACGAACGCATTTCAGCAGCACAATATGAGCgcatggccaaggccaacaaTGGCCGCCATCTCCTGGTGGACGTGAGAGAACGCGAGAATTTTGATATCTGTAACATCGACGGAGCTGTCAATATCCCCATCGCAAGATTTATGAAGGAGACGCAGCCGCCGAAGGATGGCATCCGGCCTCGGCCCGAGTGGTTGCCTGCTGATTTGCCAGAGGATGCGCCCATATATCTCGTCTGCAGGGTTGGCAACGACTCCCAACTTGCGACAAAGCGGCTGAAGGATTTGGCCCTGGACAACAACGGGAAGAGGTTCATCGGCGACATCGAGGGCGGTATGAGAGCTTGGAAGCACGAAGTCGACCCTACCTTGCCCTTTACCTAA
- a CDS encoding Presequence translocase-associated motor subunit translates to MLTPTSTFALRLAGQGAARASIASSIARTTACPYSTVSMKKQQPSARPIGLVAMGPIARTSAAFAAASSSSSIVARVVRQPCSQRCNATAAAAAAQPKAAAVPGDKLDWETFFQLRKSRRRWQLGFSIISGLGSFVGGAGILATGVADPLVTQVPLDPFITMGMMTMAFGALGWLVGPSVGSLVFYTLNKRWKNQMTIKEKEFFARIKKNRVDPSVSSVGNPVPDFYGEKISSVKGYRQWLKDQRAFNKKRISFV, encoded by the exons ATGCTGACACCCACGAGCACCTTCGCCctccgcctcgccggccagggcGCCGCCCGCGCATCGATTGCCTCCTCCATCGCCCGCACCACCGCATGCCCTTACTCGACCGTCTCGATGAAGAAGCAGCAGCCCTCCGCCCGACCgatcggcctcgtcgcgaTGGGACCCATTGCCCGCACTagcgccgccttcgccgctgcctcctcgtcttcttcgatCGTCGCCCGTGTCGTCCGCCAGCCCTGCTCTCAACGCTGCAACGCGACGGCTgctgccgcggcggcgcaaccaaaggccgccgccgtgcccggGGACAAGCTTGACTGGGAGACCTTCTTCCAGCTGCGCAAGTCTCGCAGGAGGTGGCAGCTCGGCTTCAGCATCATCTCTGGCCTGGGCTCCTTTGTCGGCGGTGCCGGTATCCTGGCTACTGGTGTTGCGGATCCGTTGGTCACGCAGGTTCCCCTGGACCCTTTCATTACGATGGGCATGATGACCATGGCCTTCGGCGCGCTGGGATGGTTGGTCGGGCCCAGTGTTGGGTCCCTAGTCTTCTACACGCTGAACAAGAGGTGGAAGAACCAGATGACAATC AAAGAGAAGGAGTTCTTTGCCCGCATCAAGAAGAACCGTGTTGACCCTTCGGTGTCGTCCGTCGGCAACCCCG TCCCCGACTTCTACGGAGAGAAGATCTCGAGCGTTAAGGGCTACCGCCAGTGGCTGAAGGACCAGCGTGCCTTCAACAAGAAGCGTATCAGCTTCGTGTAG
- a CDS encoding chromo domain-containing protein → MSCPSRLVWFGRPTPCGSKATSISTVSTPSGRRRSKTPDLRELAVVFEGIPTYRRYRPGTGPRLRPITLVPVRDTTAYIRDEFFVPPAFSVDGKKRLQYVVGWTDLPAARLQVDAERICDYVSPMAYEEWCAARAAERDEEERRIEEEENVRAVAEAEAREKGIILNNGVRGRRGTKRKHQGAVEANTPPAATAPATGEKKTRGRPRKGVPSLSTPSKSMIPEDFDGLETEGDIEMEIDEEAEERAIFRQLNGEEPMSVEESYDSGELSSARARSDPPAKKRRTGSPRPTLSRLLSSIETDSSSSTPFDSSRGATSSPALPPLPQLASRPRETPILPPMPPASAHQTSTPTAPRTKTQPQKRSLLSIRYPPSTPQEPAPRPQTPIPVPPTMPPLAPATAPPTLNPPPNGLGTTPTPARRPLIQNTTPWTISLAASRNFANLTPSQPIRSIEQAPSATPMPAPHGQSPALKGNFSFSAPPATNAGSERAILRTLPPTKDQEEEEEEEEEEEEEGVYEVLRLEGQQQRVIRGKSVRYFLVRWKGNWPAEQNPTWEPESNIPRHLIRNYLLKNPPPRARGAGALHRYFAPSMPRKYSSVSEAFEGGDGGGGGDDEDEDAVEEGDVEEGDGDEMLLVTDEPPQAFKPTLSW, encoded by the coding sequence ATGTCGTGCCCCTCGCGGCTCGTCTGGTTCGGCAGACCTACTCCGTGCGGTAGCAAAGCCACCAGCATAAGCACCGTCAGCACTCCCTCGGGACGCCGACGTTCCAAGACCCCGGACCTGCGCGAGCTCGCCGTAGTCTTCGAGGGCATACCGACCTACCGCCGTTACAGGCCCGGCACCGGCCCGCGCCTGCGCCCGATCACCCTCGTCCCGGTCCGCGACACGACGGCCTACATCCGCGACGAGTTCTTCGTCCCGCCCGCCTTCTCCGTCGACGGCAAGAAGCGCTTGCAATATGTCGTGGGCTGGACcgacctccccgccgcccggctccaggtcgacgccgaaaGGATATGCGACTACGTCTCACCGATGGCGTACGAGGAGTGGTGCGCCGCGCGGGCTGCTGAaagagacgaggaggagcgcaggatcgaggaggaggagaacgTGCGCGCCGTGGCTGAggcggaggcgagggagaagggcATCATATTGAACAACGGGGTGAGGGGACGCAGGGGAACGAAGAGGAAGCATCAGGGCGCGGTCGAGGCCAACACGCCGCCCGCAGCGACCGCGCCGGCGActggggagaagaagacgcggGGACGGCCTAGAAAGGGCGTGCCATCgctctcgacgccgtccaaGAGCATGATACCGGAGGACTTTGACGGGTTGGAGACGGAAGGCGACATCGAGATGGagatcgacgaggaggccgaagagAGGGCGATATTCCGGCAGCTGAACGGGGAGGAACCCATGTCAGTCGAAGAATCCTACGACTCTGGCGAGCTGAGCAGCGCGCGGGCACGATCAGACCCTCCCGCGAAAAAGCGGCGGACGgggtcgccgaggccgacgttATCACGGCTTCTATCCAGCATCGAGACGGACAGCAGTAGCAGCACGCCTTTCGACTCGTCCAGAGGAGCTACCAGCTCACCGGCACTACCGCCGTTGCCTCAACTGGCCTCCCGGCCGCGAGAGACCCCTATCCTACCGCCGATGCCTCCGGCGTCCGCCCACCAGACATCCACGCCCACCGCCCCGCGCACAAAGACGCAACCACAAAAGCGGTCTCTCCTCTCGATACGATACCCCCCGTCCACGCCCCAGGAACCGGCCCCAAGGCCCCAGACCCCGATACCAGTACCTCCAacgatgccgccgctggCACCGGCGACCGCGCCACCCACACTCAACCCGCCCCCCAACGGCCTGGGGACGACACCCACTCCAGCCCGGCGCCCCCTGATCCAGAACACGACGCCGTGGACcatctccctcgccgcctccaggAACTTCGCCAACCTCACGCCTTCGCAGCCGATCCGGTCTATAGAACAGGCCCCATCCGCGACaccgatgccggcgccgcacGGCCAAAGCCCCGCCCTCAAAGGAaacttctccttctccgcgccgcccgctACTAACGCCGGCAGCGAACGAGCTATCCTCAGGACCCTCCCGCCCACGAaagaccaagaagaagaggaagaagaggaggaggaagaagaagaagaaggcgtcTACGAGGTCCTCCGCCTCGAGGGCCAGCAACAGCGTGTCATCCGCGGCAAGTCGGTGCGCTATTTCTTAGTCCGCTGGAAGGGCAACTGGCCCGCCGAGCAGAACCCGACCTGGGAGCCCGAGAGCAACATCCCGCGCCACCTCATCCGGAACTACCTCCTCAAaaacccgccgccgcgcgccCGCGGTGCCGGCGCGCTGCACCGCTACTTCGCCCCCTCGATGCCGCGAAAGTactcgtccgtctcggagGCGTTTgagggcggtgacggcggcggcggcggcgacgacgaggacgaggatgcggtcgaggagggtgACGTTGAGGAGGGGGACGGGGATGAGATGCTTCTCGTTACGGACGAGCCGCCTCAGGCCTTCAAGCCCACGCTCTCCTGGTGA